In the Kiritimatiellia bacterium genome, TGTCGGATTCTCCGCGGGCGCGGGCCAGTTCGAGCATCTGGCGGAGGACGTACACATACTGCATCGCGGCGAATACCGATTCGCCCCTGCCCTTCCGCGCAAAGCGGCCGATGCAGTCGTTCCAATCGCTGTGGAGGGTCAGCGGGATGCCGTGCGCGCCGAGGTGTCCCGCGGTGAAATCGAGCGCAGCGAGCAAATGCGCCCAGACTGTGGCTTCGGGCCCGCGATCAAGCCCGTTTTCGGCCAGGTACGGCACCTTTTCGTCGAGAAGTCCAAGATCGCCGGTCTCTGAGACAAGCGCGTAAGCCAGCATGGGGAGCCAGAGGTGGTCATCGCTGTGGACGGTGCGCCACGGCGCCTGCTTGTCCTCCGGAAAATACGTGTGCACCACATGCCCGTCGGCGAACTGGTGCCGCAGCAGCCGGAAAAATTCCTCGCGCGCCCAATCGGGCCGCCGGTACGCAATCGCGAGCATGTCCTGCGCGGTGTCTCGAAACCCATAGCCGCGAAGGCCCGAAGCGGCCTGGCTGAACGAGCGCGAGTAGCGGCCGGTATGCACGCAGTTGACCGGCGACCACGTGCGAATTTGCCGCTCGATATCCGGATCCGGCAGCCGGCAATCAAAGGCCGAAAAGTGGTCCGCCCACCACCCGTCCAGGTGACGGCGCTGTGCGTCGATCCAACCCGGCTCGCGCGCGCGGGAGAGGATTTCGGGGAGGGCGCGCAACGCCGCAGAGTAATCCCCCATCGCGCGCGGCACCAGGCCGAGGAAAAAGCTGACCCGCTCCGATGCGCCCGGTGCCACACGGACCGGAACGTGGAGGGCGCCGCAGGGATCGCCGCACCAGATCTGCTCTCCGCCGCAACGACCCAGCTCTACGGCCAGGGGATCTCGCTCCGACCGGTACGGCCCCAGGAAGGCCTGCCGGTCGCCCGCGCTTCCGGCGACGGCCCGGTTCGAGGCAAAAAACACGAGAGGGAGGTCAGCCAGTCGAGGGTGCGACTGGTGATGATACAAATAAAGCTGCGCAGCCGCCGCATCATCCCAGCGGGTTTTCAGCATGTTGCGAATGTAGTATCCCCACTGATACTCCTGCAGCCATTCGAGCAGGCCAAATTCGACGTAGGCAAACAAATCCACCGACGCATCACGACTACCGAGATTTGAGAGCTGTGCATCCCAGACCAAGATGTCCTCTTCAGGCGCGATGAAGAGGGAAAGCCCTACGGCGAGATCCCCCCGGCGCCCAAAAAACCGGCTCGAACCTGGCGTGTGCTCCGCTCGCCACTCATCCAGCGGCGTCTTGGTCGGCATCCATGTCGGCGACCAGACGGTCCCCGCGGACTCGCGCACGTACAGGTAGAAGCCCGGGCTGTCCACCGGCGACATCCACGAGCGGTAGCGGGTGATGCGGAAATTGATCGGACTTTTCCACCAGAGGCATCCGCCGCCCGCATGCGACACAAACGCGTGCAGGTTCCCGTTTGAAAGGTAGTTGATCCACGGCGCCGGAAGGTCCGGCCGGCGGATCACGACGGCCCGCCGGGGGTCGTCAAATGCATATACGTCGTCTTCGACTCGTTGGGGCTGGGACATCATAAAGTTTCCAACCGATGGATTTTACAAACCATGGAAGCGCTAAAGTGATCTTTTTCCATGGTATGGAAATTTGCTCAGCTCGGCGACGTTGCGAGGGCCGTTCGGAGGAAGGCGCGAGATTCGTCTCGGGCTCGAGCCAAACGGGGTTCAGATTCGGAGTAATCCAGCTCGGGATCCGGCAGCGGATCCGAGGTGCTGCCGATTTTCACAAGACGACTGGACAACCCGATGTCGCTCAGCAGATCGCCCATTTTCATCGCCTTGCTCGAGGAGAGAAACGCGGTGAACGGCTTACGGTAAATCAGTGAAAAAATGATGCCGTGGAAGAACCCGTTGAAGATGTAATCGGCCGCCGCGTAGTAGCCGATCCATTCCGCCGGCGAGAGCTCCATTTTGTTGATGGCGCCGGCCAAAGGATACGCAATAGCAACGACGGGTTTTCGAACCCGCTCGGCGAAACGGCGGACATATTCCGCCTCGGCCTCCGAGCAATTCGCGTAGACGAGCACGTATCCGGACTCGGGCGGAGGAACCGCGACACGCTCGTAGCTGTCGAGTAGGAGCGTGGGGTCAACTGTTTTCACGGAGGACAGCCCGCATTCGTCGCGCAGAATGCGCATCGTGTGTTCGTCCCGCACGCCGAGCGCGCTGAATGCGGACAACAGTCGCGTGATTTCCCCGCGGTGGGCGCCCGTGGTGGCGGTGAATCCGAATGTGGCGGCGTACGCGACGCGACGGCCCCCCTCCGCGAAATCGAGGAAATAGGAGGGATCGTAGCCGCGGAATGAGTTGATGTTCCAAACCTCATCGCTGCCGGTGATGGTGCACGCGTACCGCCCGCGGAGCTCGTCGAATCCCTCGCGCGTCTCGAACGGCCGCGGACTCAACGGAATCTCGCGGCGGAGAAAGTCGTCGAACCTTTCCTGGCGGACTCGGTGCTCGCGCTCATAGGGATTGTTTTCGAAGAACGCCTTGCGATAGGCCTCGATCGCTTTGGTCGGCCGATAATCGATGGTTTCGACGCTATGCCCGCAGTCCCGCAGATAGCGGGAGAGCGCGTAGGCTTGCAGCATCGCGCCGTAATTCATGACGTGGTGATACGTGAGGATTCCGATTTTCATACGCCCTCCATGCGCCCGCACAGTGCTAGCACCCTCAGTTCGGCTTCATCCAACGCGCGCCCGTAGACGGCCAGGCCACCTAGCAAGCCGGAGAAGCCCTCGCAGGCGGGCATTCTCTCATCTGGATATCCGTGCCACAGCGCCATGGCCCGTTGGGCGACTGTAAAATCCGCGCCGCCGGAACCGCCGTCAAAAATTGAATCGTCGAACAGGAAGGGATTCGCATCGCCGTTGGTGTCGAGCTGCCCGTTCACATAGACGCGTATGTGGCGGAGATCCCAGGTGAACGCGATGCAATGCCAATGTTCCGGGTAGCATTCTGTCCGGCCTGTGGCATAGGAATAACAGGCTGGGTGGCCTGGCGTATGGCCGCCGC is a window encoding:
- a CDS encoding polysaccharide pyruvyl transferase family protein, which translates into the protein MKIGILTYHHVMNYGAMLQAYALSRYLRDCGHSVETIDYRPTKAIEAYRKAFFENNPYEREHRVRQERFDDFLRREIPLSPRPFETREGFDELRGRYACTITGSDEVWNINSFRGYDPSYFLDFAEGGRRVAYAATFGFTATTGAHRGEITRLLSAFSALGVRDEHTMRILRDECGLSSVKTVDPTLLLDSYERVAVPPPESGYVLVYANCSEAEAEYVRRFAERVRKPVVAIAYPLAGAINKMELSPAEWIGYYAAADYIFNGFFHGIIFSLIYRKPFTAFLSSSKAMKMGDLLSDIGLSSRLVKIGSTSDPLPDPELDYSESEPRLARARDESRAFLRTALATSPS